TCTTTATGGGCGTTGTGCTTCAAAAGTCAAAACTAGCTGAGAGGCTACTTGAGAGCATGGGTATGCTTTTTGGAGAAATTCGCGGAGGTATTGCTATTAGCACTATCTTGGTTGGAGCACTTCTTGCAGCTTCAACCGGTGTTGTAGGTGCAAGTGTCGTTGCAATGGGCGTTATAAGCTTGCCTGTCATGCTAAAGTATAAATACGACCAAGCGCTAGGTTGTGGCACTATATGTGCCGCTGGTACGCTTGGGCAGATCATTCCACCTTCTATCGTGCTGATTATTTTGGGTGATATATTTTCAGTGCCAGTTGGTGAGCTTTTTCATCAAGCCATCATCCCAGGACTCACACTTGTAGCAGTTTATATCATTTATATTTTGATTATTGCTTATTTGAAACCAGATACTGCACCGGTAGTAAAAGATGAGAGCGGTGTTAGTAAATTTAAGCAGATCATGAGAGCGCTAATCGCTATCTTTCCGCCGCTTTTGCTGGTTATTTGTGTATTGGGTTCTATATTTGCAGGTATCGCTACACCAACTGAAAGTTCAGCTTTTGGCTGCGTTGGAGCCATTATTTTAGCTATTTTTTATAGGACATTTTCATTTTCTATGATAAAAGAGGCATTGGCAGAAAGCGTAAAAACCACAGCACTTGTCTTTGCCATACTTGTTGGTGCGACAGCCTTTTCTATGGTATTTAGTTACACTGGTGGCGATGAGATTGTTGAAAAATTTATGACAAATTTGCCAGGCGAGAAGTGGGGCTTTATTATTTTTAGTATGGTTGTCATCTTTGTGCTTGGCTTTTTTATCGACTTTGTTGAAATTTCATACATTGTGCTTCCTATCTTGGTGCCAATAGCCGCAAAGCTTGGTATAAATCCAATTTATCTAGCAATCTTAGTTGCGATGAATTTGCAAACTTCATTCCTAACGCCGCCATTTGGTTTTAGCTTATTTTTCCTAAGATCAGTCGCACCAGCTGAGATAAAAACGACTGCTATTTATAAAGGTGTTGTGCCTTATATTTTTATTCAGCTTGCTGTACTTGTATTTTTCTGCGTCTTTCTAATGGAATTAAAGCCAATGCTTGATGTGAGCCACGGCGGATTATTTAACTTCTTGCTCTCACTTTTTAAATGATATAAAAGTTTTTGGTTGTAAAATACCAAGAAATAAGCAAAGTGGCTAATTTGAGTTTCTAACCAGATTAGCCATTTTCTATGAATTCTTTAAATAAATTTATAAATTTAATGAGGTGAAATATGGCAAAGAAATTTATCGATGTTATGGATACGACCTTTAGAGATGGCATTCAGTCGGTTTATGGCGCTAGAGTGCTTATGAACGACTTTTTACCCGCGCTTGAAGCAGCCAAAGAGGCTGGCATAGAGCATTTTGAATTTGGCGGTGGGGCTAGATTTCAAAGCCTTTATTTTTACCTAAATGAGGACGCTTTTGCGATGATGGATAAATTTAGAAGCATCGTAGGACCAAAAGCAAACCTTCAAACCCTAAGCAGGGGCGTAAATACTGTAACACTTGACACCGGTAGTCGCGAGCTAATCGACCTTCACGCAAAACTTTTCAAAAAACACGGAACTACTACCATTAGAAATTTTGACGCACTAAATGATGTTGAAAACTTAAAATATTCAGGCGAGAGGATCGCTCATCACGGACTAAAACACGAAGTCGTCGTTACTATGATGGATCTGCCTAGTGGCTGTGTGGGAGCTCATGACGTTAAATTTTATGAGAAAATTTTAAGAGAAATTTTAGATGCAAATATCCCTTATCACAGCGTTTGCTTTAAAGACGCAAGTGGCACAAGTAGCCCACAAAAGGTCTATGAAACCATAAAAATGGCTAGAAAATTGTTACCAGAAAAAACTCATATCAGACTTCACACACATGAAACCGCAGGTGTAAGTGTCGCTTGCTATCTTGCAGCGCTTGAGGCTGGTGTCGATGGTATAGATCTAGCCGCAAGCCCAGTAAGTGGTGGTACAAGTCAGCCAGATATCCTAACCATGCTTCACGCAGTAAAAGGCAAAGACTACGATCTTGGCGGACTTGATGTGGAGAAAATTTTAAAATACGAAAGCGTTTTGAATGATTGTTTAAAAGAGTATTTCTTGCCACCTGAAGCTGTGCAAGTAAGCCCACTCATACCATTTTCACCGATGCCTGGTGGCGCGCTCACTGCAAATACCCAGATGATGAGAGATAACAACATTTTAGATAAATTCCCAGAGGTCATCCTTGCTATGCGCGAAGTGGTGCAAAAGGGCGGATACGGCACTTCAGTAACTCCTGTTAGCCAGTTTTACTTCCAACAAGCATTTAATAATGTAATGTTTGGCAAGTGGAAAAAGATCGCTGAGGGATATGGCAAAATGGTGCTTGGCTACTTTGGCAAGACCCCAGTTACGCCTGATAAAGAGATCATTAAGCTTGCTAGTGAGCAACTAGGCTTAAAACCAACTACAAAACATGCAGTTGATATAGCTGATAAAGATGAGAGTAAGTCGCTTGCTCACGTAGAAGAAATTCTAAAGCAAAACAATATAAAAATCACTGAAGAAAATATATTTATAGCAGCAGCTTGTAAAGAAAAGGGTATCGCATTCTTAAAAGGCGAAGCCAAAGTAAATGTAAGAAAGATCGATCCAAACGCTAAGGCAAATGAATGCAGACAAACTCAAAGTGGCAGATATAGTGTCGTTGTAAATGGTAGCCGCTACAATGTCGAAGTAAGCGAAGGCTTTAACGATAGCATCCAAGTAAAATCGATCACTGAAGTTGAAGGCAAGAGCGTAAAAAATGCTAAAAGTGCAGCAGCAGGCATA
This genomic interval from Campylobacter concisus contains the following:
- a CDS encoding biotin/lipoyl-containing protein gives rise to the protein MAKKFIDVMDTTFRDGIQSVYGARVLMNDFLPALEAAKEAGIEHFEFGGGARFQSLYFYLNEDAFAMMDKFRSIVGPKANLQTLSRGVNTVTLDTGSRELIDLHAKLFKKHGTTTIRNFDALNDVENLKYSGERIAHHGLKHEVVVTMMDLPSGCVGAHDVKFYEKILREILDANIPYHSVCFKDASGTSSPQKVYETIKMARKLLPEKTHIRLHTHETAGVSVACYLAALEAGVDGIDLAASPVSGGTSQPDILTMLHAVKGKDYDLGGLDVEKILKYESVLNDCLKEYFLPPEAVQVSPLIPFSPMPGGALTANTQMMRDNNILDKFPEVILAMREVVQKGGYGTSVTPVSQFYFQQAFNNVMFGKWKKIAEGYGKMVLGYFGKTPVTPDKEIIKLASEQLGLKPTTKHAVDIADKDESKSLAHVEEILKQNNIKITEENIFIAAACKEKGIAFLKGEAKVNVRKIDPNAKANECRQTQSGRYSVVVNGSRYNVEVSEGFNDSIQVKSITEVEGKSVKNAKSAAAGITANDIVASLPGTVHKILVSPGDQVKKGQAVVVLEAMKMEIEVKAPKDGVIGSIEVSKGQSVANNQVVAKFK
- a CDS encoding TRAP transporter large permease; translated protein: MAGLIMFIAALLMLGIGFPVAFTFGAVSMIFGMIGSIVESIGDGDGLLGSIEVFKDMFNFMPYRIFSIMESRIFIAVPLFVFMGVVLQKSKLAERLLESMGMLFGEIRGGIAISTILVGALLAASTGVVGASVVAMGVISLPVMLKYKYDQALGCGTICAAGTLGQIIPPSIVLIILGDIFSVPVGELFHQAIIPGLTLVAVYIIYILIIAYLKPDTAPVVKDESGVSKFKQIMRALIAIFPPLLLVICVLGSIFAGIATPTESSAFGCVGAIILAIFYRTFSFSMIKEALAESVKTTALVFAILVGATAFSMVFSYTGGDEIVEKFMTNLPGEKWGFIIFSMVVIFVLGFFIDFVEISYIVLPILVPIAAKLGINPIYLAILVAMNLQTSFLTPPFGFSLFFLRSVAPAEIKTTAIYKGVVPYIFIQLAVLVFFCVFLMELKPMLDVSHGGLFNFLLSLFK